Below is a window of Bacteroidota bacterium DNA.
GACGCAGGCAGAATTAATTGCGATCGTTCTGATACTGTTGGGTAGTTATGGTGTTTACTGGACGAAGAAAAAAAATAAAAACATCCCTCCTCTTCCGGCAACATGAGCGGTTTGTTCGAAAATTCCATTGGAGGAAAAGAGTTCAGCATCATCTGTGAAGAAATGCAGATTCTGAGTTTGCAAGTTGGAAAATTCGTCAGTGAAGAAAGAAAAAAAATAAAAAGTTTAGACATCGAACACAAGGGATCTTCTGACCTTGTTTCTTACGTGGACAAAACAGCAGAGAAAAAATTCGTTGAAGGACTGAAAAAAATTCTTCCGTCAGCAGGATTCATTGCGGAGGAAGATCATACGTTGAAAAAAAACGAAATTCTCAATTGGGTGATCGATCCGCTCGATGGAACCACGAATTATCTCCACGGCGTTCCCGTCTTCGCAACATCAGTTGCATTGTTACAGAATAATATTCCCGTTGCCGGAGTCGTGCACGAGATCAATCTCGATGAATGTTTTTATGCGTGGAAGAATGGTGGTGCATGGATGAACGGAGAAAAAATATGCATTTCAAAAAAAACAGAACTGCAAAATTCCCTGGTCGCAACCGGTTTTCCCTATGAGGAACAGGGCTGGCACGAAAAATACATTTCTCTTTTCTCCGATGTGCAGCGTTCTTCATTGGGAATTCGCCGGCCGGGATCAGCGGCAACAGACATCGCGTACGTTGCGGGCGGGCGCTTCGATGCGTACTACGAGTATGGCATACATGCGTGGGACGTGGCTGCGGGTGCGTTGCTCGTGCAGGAAGCAGGAGGTACGGTAAAAGATTTTTCCGGTGGCGATGATTTTATTTTTGGCGAAAGGTTCGTGTGCGGCAATGAAAAAATCGTTGAAGAACTTCTTCAGAAAATAAAAATTCATTTCAAGTAGGGGAAAGATTATGGATTGAACGAATATTCGAATTCTCATTTTCAATTCTTCGCAACTTAACGGTTAACTTTATCTCCTGTTAATTAGCATTACCTTTATTCCATGTCAAAATTAATTCTCACCCGCCCCATTGCTTTTATCGATCTTGAAACAACAGGAATTAATGTTGCATCGGATCGCATCGTGGAAATTTCCATTCTTAAAATTCTTGTCAATGGAAACCGCGAAACAAAAACCATGCTCATCAATCCAACCATTTCCATTCCCATCGAGACGACCGTCATTCACGGAATAAAAGATGAGGATGTGAAAGATTCCCCGACGTTTAAAGATGTGGCGAAAGAAATTTTTTATTTTCTCGAAGGATGTGATCTCGGCGGATACAATTCCAATAAATTCGACGTTCCGCTTCTTGCTGAAGAATTTCTGCGCTGCGATGTGGAGTTTGATATCAGCACGAGAAAATTAGTGGACGTGCAGAATATTTTTCATCGCCTCGAACAGCGCACACTCGCCGCCGCATACCAGTTCTATTGCGGAAAACCATTGGAGAAAGCGCATTCTGCCGAAGCCGATATTGTTGCGACGTATGAAATTCTGGAAGCACAACTCGATCGTTATTCAGAATTGAAAGGTGATGTGGATTTTCTTGCTGAATTTTCTTCGAAGACGAATAATGTGGACATGATGGGAAGAATAGTTTACAACAACAAACACATTCCTGTTTTC
It encodes the following:
- a CDS encoding inositol monophosphatase, translating into MSGLFENSIGGKEFSIICEEMQILSLQVGKFVSEERKKIKSLDIEHKGSSDLVSYVDKTAEKKFVEGLKKILPSAGFIAEEDHTLKKNEILNWVIDPLDGTTNYLHGVPVFATSVALLQNNIPVAGVVHEINLDECFYAWKNGGAWMNGEKICISKKTELQNSLVATGFPYEEQGWHEKYISLFSDVQRSSLGIRRPGSAATDIAYVAGGRFDAYYEYGIHAWDVAAGALLVQEAGGTVKDFSGGDDFIFGERFVCGNEKIVEELLQKIKIHFK
- a CDS encoding 3'-5' exonuclease, giving the protein MSKLILTRPIAFIDLETTGINVASDRIVEISILKILVNGNRETKTMLINPTISIPIETTVIHGIKDEDVKDSPTFKDVAKEIFYFLEGCDLGGYNSNKFDVPLLAEEFLRCDVEFDISTRKLVDVQNIFHRLEQRTLAAAYQFYCGKPLEKAHSAEADIVATYEILEAQLDRYSELKGDVDFLAEFSSKTNNVDMMGRIVYNNKHIPVFNFGKHNQKPVTEVFEKEPSYYTWMMNGDFPLYTKKVITKIRLSMKK